The segment CTGTCCGCGCCGGGCAATCTCGCGCACTGGCTCGGCACCGACGAGCTCGGCCGCGACGTGCTGTCGCGGCTGCTCGTCTCGATCCGCATCTCGCTCCTGATCGCCTTCGGCGCAACCGCGATCTCGGCGGTCGTCGGCACCACGCTCGGCTTCCTCGCCGCGCATTTCCGCGGGACGGTCGAGCAGCTCGTCCTGATGCTCTCCGACTTCCAGGCCAGCATGCCCTTCCTGATCATGGCGCTCGCCGTGCTCGCCTTCTTCGGCAACTCGCTGCCGCTGCTGATTGGTTTGATGGGCCTGTTCGGCTGGGAGCGCTATGCGCGCATCGCGCGCGGCCTCGCCATCTCCGCCAACGCGCAGGGCTATGCCGCAGCCGTTCGTCAGCTCGGCGCGACGCCAACCCGGATCTACCTGCGCCACATCCTGCCCAACATCGCCTCGACCCTGATCGTCTCGACCACGCTGGTCTTCCCCGAGGTCATCCTGATGGAATCCGGCCTGTCCTTCCTCGGCCTCGGCGTGCAGCCGCCGATGACCAGCCTCGGCAACATGGTCGGCTACGGCCGCGAATATTTGACCCGGGCACCGTGGATCATGCTGGCGCCGGCGACCACCATCGTGATCACGACACTGGCGGTCTCCGTCATCGGCGACTGGCTGCGCGACCGGCTCGATCCGACCTTGCAATAGGCCGAGCTTGCAGCCCGGATTGCGCTGCGCTCCATCCGGGCCACGAAGGGCTACCAAGAGCCGCGCCGGGAGCAGGGGAGCCCTGTCCAGCCCAAGTTCCCGTTGCGCCCGCCCAGCCCGTGCGCTATCCGGCCCGGAAAGGCCTGAGGCGGCTTCCATTTTTCCGCCCGGCTGCCCAACCCGAGGACGGAAACCGCCATGCCAGCCTATCGCTCCCGCACTACCACCCACGGCCGTAACATGGCGGGCGCGCGCGGCCTCTGGCGCGCGACGGGGATGAAGGATGCGGATTTCGGCAAGCCGATCATCGCGGTCGTCAACTCCTTCACCCAATTCGTGCCCGGCCACGTGCACCTGAAGGACCTCGGCCAGCTTGTCGCCCGCGAGATCGAGCAGGCCGGCGGCGTCGCCAAGGAATTCAATACCATCGCTGTCGACGACGGCATCGCCATGGGCCATGACGGCATGCTTTACAGCCTGCCGTCGCGCGAGCTGATCGCCGACAGCGTCGAGTACATGGCCAACGCGCATTGCGCCGACGGCCTCGTCTGCATCTCCAACTGCGACAAGATCACGCCCGGCATGCTGATGGCCGCGCTGCGGCTCAACATCCCCGCGGTGTTCGTCTCGGGCGGCCCGATGGAGGCCGGCAAGGTCA is part of the Bradyrhizobium commune genome and harbors:
- a CDS encoding ABC transporter permease, with the protein product MTDATLKDSAVRRRVSLPAIPISVALAVAWIIAMLLIAALAEKIAPYGYTQLDLRDRLSAPGNLAHWLGTDELGRDVLSRLLVSIRISLLIAFGATAISAVVGTTLGFLAAHFRGTVEQLVLMLSDFQASMPFLIMALAVLAFFGNSLPLLIGLMGLFGWERYARIARGLAISANAQGYAAAVRQLGATPTRIYLRHILPNIASTLIVSTTLVFPEVILMESGLSFLGLGVQPPMTSLGNMVGYGREYLTRAPWIMLAPATTIVITTLAVSVIGDWLRDRLDPTLQ